One Archangium violaceum genomic window, GTCGTGCGCTCGTGGCCGATGTCCACGATGGCCACCGCCTCCGCGTCCAGGCCCGCGAAGAGGCCAGGCTGCTGCATCAGCAGGTTCTGGTAGGTGATGCCCGGGTGCGTCACCACGCGCGGGTCCACTCCCGCCTCGTTCAGCATCTCGAGCAGCGTGGTCAGCTCCTCGCGGCGCACCACGCCCACCAGCAGCTCGCTGCCCTTGTCCTTCACCTGCGTGGCCACCTGGTAGTCGAAGACGGCGTCGCCCAGGTCGAAGGGAATCTGGCTCTCCACCTCGAAGGGGATGGTGGCCTCGATGCGCTTGGGATCGGTGAAGGGCAGGGCGAGCTGGTGCGTGGCCAGCGACGGGCCGGGCAGCGCCACCACCACCTGATCGGCGTGCTGCAGCTCCGGGCGCGCCAGCAGCTCGCGCAGCGCCGCGCGCAGCGTCTCCTGACGGTCACCCTCGGGGGCGCGGCGCACCTCGGCCCAACCCTTCACGGCCGAGTTTCGCGTGGTTGCATCGAGCAGCAACCCCTTCACGGAGTGGCTGCCCAGGTCCAGACCAAGAATCCGGGCCATTCGTTATTCCTCTCTCCAATACAGGAGCTTGCCCAGCGCGTCGTCGAGCCGGACCACGGCGGTGATCGTCTTCTGGACCGATCCCGCCTCTCCCACGGACTTGATGGTGAAGGTGGTGCTCTTGTCGCCCAGCAGCCGGTTGCCGGCCACGTTCGCCTTGAGCTGGGGGTTGACGGCGATGCCCGCGCTCTCGATGGTGCTCACGAAGTCCGCCACGCTCGTGCCGAAGAAGCTGAAGGCCCGCGCCGCGCGGATGCGGGTGATGAGCTCCTGCACGAAGACAGGGTCATTCAACCGCGGGTCCGGGCGCGCCGGGTCCGCCGCCGACCGGATGGCCATGTACATCATCATCGGATCATCCGTGTTGACGTTGGGCTTGGAGTTGATGTCCGGGTACACGGTGAGCCGGTCCCGGAAGGCGGCCATGAAGCGGTCGTTCACCCCGTGCACCCGGTACAGCTCGTCCAGGCTGTCGAAGCGGGCGTTCTTCGGCTCGTAGCGCGGCTCGTAGCGGCTGTAGGGCGAGCCCTCGTCGGCGAAGCCGCCCGCGAACGGGCCCACCGCGCTGGTGAGGTTGAGCTGGGACTGCATCTTGTCCTCGTCCACCCAATCCTTGATGGCGATGATGACGTCCCGCGGGTTGACGCGCACGCGGTTGGCGTCCTCGCGCGAGAACAGGAACTCGAAGCGCTTGTCCTCGAGCAGGTCTATCAGCCGCAGCACGGTGGGCAGCGCATCACCGCTGCCGGCATTGAGGCGGTGCAGGTTGAGCTTCTCCTCCTCGTCGGAGATGGTGGCGAGGAAGCAGCCGGAGAAGCTGCCAAAGGAGCGCTTCGCGGGGGCCAGGGACAGCTCGGTCGACACCTCGTCGTCGTCCTCATGGAGCACGGGAGCGGCCGAGGCATCATCCTCCTCGCCATCCGCCCCGCCGGACGGCACCAGGCCCTTGAGCATATGGCAGTCCACACGCGCCAGCTTCCACAGCTGGATGTTGAGCGAGGAGGCCGGCTGCTGGCCGCCAGGCGCCGCACCGCCTCCGGTGAGCCCCTTGAGGAGATCCCCGATATTGGGGATGGGCGTCTGGTCCACCTGCTTCTGGAAGCGCAGCAGCAGCCGCGAGAGCGCCACGCCGGAGCGGGCCATGTACATGGCCTGCACCTCGTCGCGCTGGTTGGCCGCCAGCTGCAGGTCCACGCGGGTGTTGTAGGCGAACTCCGTCGCCACCACGGTGAGGATCGTGATCGCCACCACCGCGATGATGAGCGCCACGCCACGCTGGCGGCGGTTTCCCCGGGCATCGCGGCGGGCGCCTGCCCGCCGGGCCTCTCTGTGCTTGGGGCTCGTCATCATCAGTACCTGGGAAGCTCCGTGTTCAGCATCACACGGGTCTGGGTGGTGTAGCTCACTTCCTTGCCGTTCTCGTCGAGCGTCACCAGGGTGATCCGAACACGCGTGGGGAGCTTGGACTTCAGCTCGGTCCGGCGGGTGTCCCACTCGTCCTCCCACTCCTTGCGCTCGGAGTCCCAGTAGGCGAACTCCAGCCGCTTCACTCCCTCGAAGAGGACATCCGTGGTTCCACCACGGTCCATCCGGCCTTCAACATTCGGATTCACGCGGCGCATCAGATCCATGCGACCGTTGGCCCCTCGTTCCGAGGACGACTGGACGGAATACTCCACGATCGCCTGGTCGGACTCCTTGGCGTCCGTGTACAGCCGCTGATGGGCGAAGGTGGTGAAGGTGAGCTGGTCCTGCTCACCGATGAAGTTGGTGGGCCGGTCGTTCTGATCGCGGTAGCGCTGGCCGTCGTAGCGGTCGCTCACGTACGCCGAGCCGATCTCCCGGGCCATGCGGTTCATGGCCGCGCGCAGCATGCGGTAGTGATCGGCCTCTTCCTCCACCACTTCCTTGGCGTGGAAGCCCGTCTGGAAGGCCATGCCCACCATCGCGCCCATGAGGGCGGTGATGGCCACGGCGATCATGATCTCCATCAGCGTGAAGCCACGACGCACCTGACGCTTCATCGGCTCAACCTCCCCCCACCCGGCAATCCTCCGCCCGGTACCATGCCGCCCGCGCCACCCCCGCGCTGCTGGAGCCAGTCCGAGCGCCGCATCAGCGGCTGGCCCGTCTGCGGGTGCATCATCTGGCCGTTGGGGCCGGGTACGGCGCCCTGCACGATGAAACCGGTGGCGGGGTCCACCCACTGGTTGGAGACGTCACTGCTGTCACCGGGAGTGGACGAGAAGCCGCCGTTGCGATCCGAGCCGGGGCCCAGCGATACCACGTGGGTGACCAGGTCCAGGCTCTCCACCTGCGTGCCCTCCCGCCAATAGACGGTCAGGTGCACCTCGCGGACGGTCTGGGTGATCTGCTGCACCATCTGCGTGAACATGGGCTGGGCCATGCCCATCATGGCGCCCGCCATGGGGCTGGCGGTGGTCTGGGAAGGGCCGCTCTTGTCGTCGTTGCCCCCGCCCGCGCCGAACATGGAGGCGATGCCACTGAGGTCTCCGCCCTCGCCGATGGGCAGGTTGAAGATGGCGCCGACGAGCTGCTCGGGCGACACTCCATCCGTCTGCGGGGCGATGATCTTCGCCCGCCACTTGAAGTTGTCCCAACCCTCCTGGGAGAAGTCGCCGGACTCCTCGTCATCGTCGTTGGAGAAGCCCTCGTCGTAGAGCTTCTGCTCCAGGTCCGTCATCTTCGAGCGGGCCAGGAGCGTGGCCACGGTGAGCTTCTTGGCGTAGGCGTGGTTGGCCACCGCGCCGGAGTTGATGTCGAAGATGGCCATGAGCGCCAGCGCCAGGATGGCGAGCGCCACCACCGTCTCCAACAGGGTGAAGCCACGGGTGCGTCTCATGATTTGGGCACCTCCAGGGCCTCGCCCACGATGGAGACCTTACCGGTCAGCGGTGACACCACGAGCGTCCAGACGTTCTCTCCCTGGCGCACGTAGACCTGGGCCTTCTCCGTGAAGCCCTGGGGGAAGAAGTAGAGGAAGGCCACGCCCTGTTCGGCGGGCTCGCGCTGGTGGCGCGTCCACACGGAGACGGAGACGTCCTGGGGCAGCTCGCGCGGCCGGAGCTCCTCGGCGGTGAATTCGGAGAAGCGCGCGGCCTCCTCCACGCGGTTCTCCTCCTGGGCGAGGAGCTCGTCCAGACCGGGCATGTCGTCGTCGCCGCGGGTGAAGTTGCGGCGCGAGTCGCTCCGCCCCGCGTTGCGCTTGTCGTCCTCGCGCGCGCGGCTCTCCTCGCGCAGCATGTCGTCGCGGTTGCGCGCGGTGGTGATGTTCGCCGCGGCGCACTCGGCGCGGTAGCGCGTGGTGCCTTCCTCGGCCTTGGGATCGGGCAGCTCGAAGACGAGCCGGCACGTCTTCCCGCTGAGCGCGGCGGTGTCGTACAGCGAGCGGATGACGCCGGCCAGCTCGCTGGCGGAGGCCTTGGCCTTGGCGCCGGTGATGGCGCCAATGGAGACGGTGACGGCGGCGAACAGCACCGCGGCGATGCCGAGCGCGATGGACACCTCGATGAGGGTCAGTCCGCGCTCCCGGGCCCTGCGCTGGGCGAGGGTGCTCATGGTTGCTCTCCCCTGGCCGCCTCCTGCTGCTCGGGCGTCCCCACGATGGCGTTGTTCAGCACGCCGCCGCTGATGAGGTCCGCGTCCTCT contains:
- a CDS encoding type II secretion system protein GspJ, with protein sequence MKRQVRRGFTLMEIMIAVAITALMGAMVGMAFQTGFHAKEVVEEEADHYRMLRAAMNRMAREIGSAYVSDRYDGQRYRDQNDRPTNFIGEQDQLTFTTFAHQRLYTDAKESDQAIVEYSVQSSSERGANGRMDLMRRVNPNVEGRMDRGGTTDVLFEGVKRLEFAYWDSERKEWEDEWDTRRTELKSKLPTRVRITLVTLDENGKEVSYTTQTRVMLNTELPRY
- a CDS encoding pilus assembly FimT family protein; protein product: MSTLAQRRARERGLTLIEVSIALGIAAVLFAAVTVSIGAITGAKAKASASELAGVIRSLYDTAALSGKTCRLVFELPDPKAEEGTTRYRAECAAANITTARNRDDMLREESRAREDDKRNAGRSDSRRNFTRGDDDMPGLDELLAQEENRVEEAARFSEFTAEELRPRELPQDVSVSVWTRHQREPAEQGVAFLYFFPQGFTEKAQVYVRQGENVWTLVVSPLTGKVSIVGEALEVPKS
- a CDS encoding prepilin-type N-terminal cleavage/methylation domain-containing protein, which encodes MRRTRGFTLLETVVALAILALALMAIFDINSGAVANHAYAKKLTVATLLARSKMTDLEQKLYDEGFSNDDDEESGDFSQEGWDNFKWRAKIIAPQTDGVSPEQLVGAIFNLPIGEGGDLSGIASMFGAGGGNDDKSGPSQTTASPMAGAMMGMAQPMFTQMVQQITQTVREVHLTVYWREGTQVESLDLVTHVVSLGPGSDRNGGFSSTPGDSSDVSNQWVDPATGFIVQGAVPGPNGQMMHPQTGQPLMRRSDWLQQRGGGAGGMVPGGGLPGGGRLSR
- a CDS encoding general secretion pathway protein GspK, which codes for MTSPKHREARRAGARRDARGNRRQRGVALIIAVVAITILTVVATEFAYNTRVDLQLAANQRDEVQAMYMARSGVALSRLLLRFQKQVDQTPIPNIGDLLKGLTGGGAAPGGQQPASSLNIQLWKLARVDCHMLKGLVPSGGADGEEDDASAAPVLHEDDDEVSTELSLAPAKRSFGSFSGCFLATISDEEEKLNLHRLNAGSGDALPTVLRLIDLLEDKRFEFLFSREDANRVRVNPRDVIIAIKDWVDEDKMQSQLNLTSAVGPFAGGFADEGSPYSRYEPRYEPKNARFDSLDELYRVHGVNDRFMAAFRDRLTVYPDINSKPNVNTDDPMMMYMAIRSAADPARPDPRLNDPVFVQELITRIRAARAFSFFGTSVADFVSTIESAGIAVNPQLKANVAGNRLLGDKSTTFTIKSVGEAGSVQKTITAVVRLDDALGKLLYWREE